One genomic window of Phalacrocorax aristotelis chromosome 23, bGulAri2.1, whole genome shotgun sequence includes the following:
- the IGF2BP1 gene encoding insulin-like growth factor 2 mRNA-binding protein 1: MNKLYIGNLNENVTPADLEKVFNDHKISFSGQFLVKSGYAFVDCPDEQWAMKAIETFSGKVELHGKQLEIEHSVPKKQRSRKIQIRNIPPQLRWEVLDGLLAQYGTVENCEQVNTDSETAVVNVTYANREQTRQAIMKLNGHQLENHALKVSYIPDEQSMQGPENGRRGGFGARGAPRQGSPVTAGAPVKQQPVDIPLRLLVPTQYVGAIIGKEGATIRNITKQTQSKIDVHRKENAGAAEKAISIHSTPEGCSAACKMILEIMQKEAKDTKTADEVPLKILAHNNFVGRLIGKEGRNLKKVEQDTETKITISSLQDLTLYNPERTITVKGSIENCCKAEQEIMKKVREAYENDVAAMSLQSHLIPGLNLAAVGLFPASSNAVPPPPSSVSGAAPYSSFMPPEQETVHVFIPAQAVGAIIGKKGQHIKQLSRFASASIKIAPPETPDSKVRMVVITGPPEAQFKAQGRIYGKLKEENFFGPKEEVKLETHIRVPASAAGRVIGKGGKTVNELQNLTAAEVVVPRDQTPDENEQVIVKIIGHFYASQMAQRKIRDILAQVKQQHQKGQSGQTQARRK; encoded by the exons atGAACAAGCTGTACATCGGGAACCTAAACGAGAACGTGACTCCGGCCGACTTGGAGAAAGTCTTCAACGACCACAAGATCTCCTTCAGCGGGCAGTTCCTGGTCAAGTCCGGCTATGCCTTTGTGGACTGCCCCGACGAGCAGTGGGCCATGAAAGCCATCGAAACTTTTTCGG GGAAAGTGGAGCTTCATGGAAAACAGCTAGAGATTGAACATTCAGTACCTAAAAAGCAAAG gAGCCGGAAAATTCAAATCCGAAACATCCCACCCCAGCTGCGATGGGAG GTTCTGGATGGTTTGCTAGCCCAGTATGGCACTGTAGAAAACTGCGAGCAAG TAAACACGGACAGCGAGACTGCCGTTGTCAACGTCACCTATGCCAACCGGGAGCAGACCAGGCA AGCCATCATGAAGCTGAACGGGCACCAGCTGGAGAACCACGCGCTGAAAGTCTCCTACATCCCCGACGAGCAGTCCATGCAAGGGCCGGAGaacgggcggcggggcggcttCGGGGCGCGCGGTGCTCCCAGGCAGGGCTCCCCCGTCACTGCTGGGGCACCAGTCAAGCAGCAGCCGGTGGATATTCCCCTCCGCCTCCTGGTGCCCACCCAATATGTGGGCGCCATCATCGGCAAGGAAGGGGCCACCATCAGGAACATCACCAAGCAGACGCAGTCCAA GATCGACGTGCACCGGAAAGAAAATGCGGGAGCCGCAGAAAAAGCCATCAGCATCCATTCCACTCCCGAGGGCTGCTCCGCCGCCTGTAAGATGATTTTGGAGATCATGCAGAAGGAGGCAAAGGACACCAAGAC AGCTGATGAAGTGCCTCTGAAAATCTTGGCCCATAACAACTTTGTGGGGCGCCTGATCGGCAAAGAAGGGCGAAACTTGAAGAAAGTGGAGCAGGACACAGAGACAAAAATCACCATCTCGTC CTTGCAGGACCTGACTCTGTACAACCCCGAAAGGACTATCACGGTGAAGGGCTCCATCGAGAACTGCTGCAAAGCGGAGCAGGAGATCATGAAGAAAGTGAGGGAAGCCTATGAGAACGACGTGGCCGCCATGAGC TTGCAATCTCACCTCATCCCTGGCCTTAACCTGGCTGCGGTTGGccttttccctgcctcctccaaCGCAGTACCTCCTCCGCCGAGCAGCGTCTCCGGGGCTGCACCGTACAGCTCCTTCATG CCTCCGGAGCAGGAGACCGTGCACGTCTTCATCCCCGCGCAGGCGGTTGGTGCCATCATCGGCAAGAAGGGCCAGCACATCAAGCAGCTTTCCCGGTTCGCAAGTGCCTCTATCAAG ATTGCCCCTCCGGAGACGCCGGACTCCAAAGTGCGCATGGTCGTCATCACGGGCCCTCCAGAGGCTCAGTTCAAG GCGCAAGGCAGGATTTACGGGaagctgaaggaggaaaacTTCTTTGGACCGAAGGAAGAAGTGAAGCTGGAGACGCACATCCGGGTGCCCGCCTCGGCCGCGGGCAGGGTCATCGGCAAAGGGGGCAAAACC GTCAACGAGCTGCAGAATCTGACAGCGGCGGAGGTGGTGGTGCCGCGGGACCAGACCCCCGACGAGAACGAACAGGTCATCGTGAAGATCATCGGGCACTTCTATGCCAGCCAG ATGGCTCAGCGCAAGATCCGAGACATCCTGGCCCAGgtgaagcagcagcaccagaaGGGACAGAGTGGCCAAACGCAAGCGCGGAGGAAATAA